One region of Micromonospora lupini genomic DNA includes:
- a CDS encoding aldo/keto reductase, which produces MAVTTRVLGRSGIEVSALGMGCWAIAGPWAEGGQPLGWGAVDDDESVSAVRRALEEGITLFDTADTYGAGHGERVLGRALAGRRDEAVIATKWGYTFDEATRQATGEDASEAYLRRAVTASLRRLGTDRIDLYQLHLADLPVPRAQALVGVCEDLVAEGLIRTYGWSTDRPDRAAAFGHAALGATAVQHALSVLRDAPEVLAVCDKYDLASVNQGPLGMGLLTGKYTAASTLPRDDVRGLAPGWLEWFRGGRPAPEWLRRVGAVRAALTADGRTLAQGALGWIWARSGRTIPIPGCRTVAQVEENAAALRWGPLAPDQFVEVERQLAALRTAALRDADRPHWPRPTHPITHP; this is translated from the coding sequence ATGGCAGTGACGACACGGGTGTTGGGGCGCAGCGGCATCGAGGTCAGCGCCCTCGGCATGGGGTGCTGGGCGATCGCCGGTCCCTGGGCGGAGGGCGGTCAGCCGCTGGGCTGGGGCGCGGTCGACGACGACGAGTCCGTTAGCGCGGTACGTCGTGCGCTCGAGGAGGGCATCACCCTCTTCGACACCGCCGACACGTACGGCGCGGGGCACGGCGAGCGGGTGCTCGGGCGGGCCCTCGCCGGCCGCCGGGACGAGGCCGTGATCGCCACCAAGTGGGGTTACACGTTCGACGAGGCGACCCGGCAGGCGACCGGGGAGGACGCGTCAGAGGCGTACCTGCGGCGGGCCGTGACCGCCTCGCTGCGCCGGTTGGGCACCGACCGCATCGACCTCTACCAGCTGCACCTGGCCGACCTGCCGGTGCCCCGCGCCCAGGCGCTTGTCGGCGTCTGCGAGGACCTGGTCGCCGAGGGCCTGATCCGGACGTACGGGTGGAGCACCGACCGCCCGGACCGGGCCGCCGCGTTCGGGCATGCGGCCCTCGGCGCCACCGCCGTGCAGCACGCCCTGTCGGTGCTGCGCGACGCCCCCGAGGTGCTCGCCGTCTGCGACAAGTACGACCTGGCCAGCGTCAACCAGGGGCCGCTGGGGATGGGCCTGCTCACCGGCAAGTACACGGCCGCGTCGACGTTGCCCCGCGACGACGTGCGCGGGTTGGCACCGGGCTGGCTGGAGTGGTTCCGGGGCGGCCGCCCCGCGCCGGAGTGGCTGCGCCGGGTCGGCGCGGTGCGCGCCGCGCTGACCGCCGACGGGCGCACCCTCGCCCAGGGCGCGCTGGGTTGGATCTGGGCGCGCAGCGGGCGCACCATCCCGATCCCCGGCTGCCGTACGGTCGCCCAGGTCGAGGAGAACGCCGCCGCGCTGCGCTGGGGGCCGTTGGCGCCGGACCAGTTCGTCGAGGTGGAACGTCAACTCGCCGCCCTGCGCACCGCCGCGCTCCGTGACGCCGACCGCCCACACTGGCCCCGCCCCACCCACCCCATCACCCACCCCTGA
- a CDS encoding HIT family protein, whose product MADGLERLWTPHRMTYISGEDRPAEGYEKPTGCPFCLAPGLPPEESLVVARGEHVFVVLNLYPYNPGHLLVCPYRHVADYTDLDEPETAELASYTQSAMRVVRKVSNAHGFNLGMNQGGVAGAGIAAHLHQHVVPRWGGDANFMPVIGRTKVLPQLLGDTRDLLARAWPS is encoded by the coding sequence ATGGCGGACGGCCTGGAGCGGCTCTGGACGCCGCACCGGATGACCTACATCTCCGGCGAGGACCGCCCGGCCGAGGGCTACGAGAAACCGACTGGTTGCCCGTTCTGTCTGGCCCCCGGGCTCCCGCCGGAGGAGAGCCTGGTGGTGGCCCGCGGCGAGCACGTCTTCGTGGTGCTCAACCTCTACCCGTACAACCCGGGGCACCTGCTCGTCTGCCCGTACCGGCACGTCGCCGACTACACCGACCTCGACGAGCCGGAGACCGCCGAGCTTGCCTCGTACACCCAGTCGGCGATGCGTGTGGTCCGCAAGGTGAGCAACGCGCACGGCTTCAACCTGGGCATGAACCAGGGCGGGGTGGCCGGCGCCGGCATCGCCGCCCACCTGCACCAGCACGTCGTGCCGCGCTGGGGCGGCGACGCGAACTTCATGCCGGTGATCGGCCGCACCAAGGTGCTGCCGCAACTGCTCGGCGACACCCGCGACCTGCTCGCCCGCGCCTGGCCGTCCTGA
- a CDS encoding D-Ala-D-Ala carboxypeptidase family metallohydrolase encodes MESFMIRRLGRVIAALALAAATTVTGVTLTASAAHADGCYTWGRTLSQGMSGEDVRQLQIRVAGYPGYGAVLTIDGAYGPATRSAVIRFQQAYGLGADGIAGPQTFNRLYALQDDDCTPVNFSYAELNNCNSTWAGGAVAASTARANALVSMWKLQALRHALGDVPIAISSSFRSYSCNSAVGGASNSRHLYGDAVDLVGSPSLCRLAQQARNHGFGQILGPGYPDHNDHTHVAAVGGWSAPTCGI; translated from the coding sequence ATGGAGAGCTTCATGATCCGACGGCTCGGCAGGGTCATCGCGGCGCTCGCGCTGGCCGCCGCCACCACTGTGACCGGGGTCACCCTCACCGCCAGCGCGGCACACGCCGACGGCTGCTACACCTGGGGTCGCACCCTCTCCCAGGGGATGTCCGGCGAGGACGTCAGGCAACTCCAGATCCGCGTCGCCGGCTACCCCGGCTACGGGGCCGTGCTCACCATCGACGGCGCCTACGGCCCGGCGACCCGGTCCGCGGTGATCCGCTTCCAGCAGGCGTACGGGCTGGGCGCGGACGGCATCGCCGGCCCGCAGACCTTCAACCGGCTGTACGCCCTCCAGGACGACGACTGCACACCCGTCAACTTCAGCTACGCCGAGCTGAACAACTGCAACAGCACCTGGGCCGGCGGAGCGGTCGCGGCGAGCACCGCCCGCGCCAACGCGCTCGTCTCGATGTGGAAGCTCCAGGCGCTGCGGCACGCCCTCGGCGACGTGCCCATCGCGATCAGCAGCAGTTTCCGCAGCTACTCCTGCAACAGCGCGGTCGGCGGGGCGTCGAACAGCAGGCACCTGTACGGCGACGCGGTGGACCTGGTCGGCTCACCGTCGCTGTGCCGGCTCGCCCAGCAGGCCCGCAACCACGGCTTCGGCCAGATCCTCGGCCCCGGCTACCCGGACCACAACGACCACACCCACGTGGCGGCCGTCGGCGGCTGGTCCGCGCCCACCTGCGGCATCTGA
- the thrS gene encoding threonine--tRNA ligase, with protein MSAPRTPAVADPVVVAAGTTAADAVAAAGLPANGPKAIVVVRDPQGQLRDLDWAPAEETTVEPVSLDSPDGLNVLRHSTAHVLAQAVQDVFPEAKLGIGPPIENGFYYDFDVAKPFQPDDLSKIEKRMQEIVKSGQRFRRRRFGSLDEARAELADEPFKLELIEVKGEGLDTDEVMEVGGGELTIYDNLDAKEDKVCWSDLCRGPHLPTTRLIGAFKLMRSAAAYWRGSEKNPQLQRVYGTAWPTRDELKAYLKLLEEAARRDHRKLGADLDLFSFPDEIGSGLAVFHPKGGIIRREMEHYSRRRHEEAGYEFVNTPHITKAQLFQTSGHLPYYADTMFPPMQLEGADYYLKAMNCPMHNLIFRARGRSYRELPLRMFEFGTVYRYEKSGVVHGLTRVRGLTQDDSHIYCTREQMAGELTTLLSFVLDLLRDYGLDDFYLELSTRDDSPKFIGADEDWEEATEALRTAAETSGLDLVPDPGGAAFYGPKISVQARDAIGRTWQLSTLQVDFNQPERFGLEYQAADGSRQRPVMIHRALFGSIERFFGVLTEHYAGAFPAWLAPVQVVGIPIREDHTDYLHGFVAALRAEGIRAQVDGGDDRMQKKIRTAQQQKIPFMVIAGDDDVAAGTVSFRYRDGSQRNGVPVAEAVTHVLDVVTSRTNIGPSAAAE; from the coding sequence GTGTCCGCACCCCGTACCCCCGCCGTGGCCGACCCTGTCGTCGTCGCCGCCGGGACGACGGCGGCCGACGCGGTGGCCGCGGCCGGACTGCCCGCGAACGGCCCCAAGGCGATCGTCGTGGTCCGCGACCCGCAGGGTCAGCTCCGCGACCTGGACTGGGCACCGGCCGAGGAGACCACGGTCGAGCCGGTCAGCCTGGACTCGCCGGACGGGCTCAACGTCCTGCGTCACTCCACCGCGCACGTGCTCGCCCAGGCCGTGCAGGACGTCTTCCCCGAGGCCAAGCTGGGCATCGGCCCGCCCATCGAGAACGGCTTCTACTACGACTTCGACGTCGCCAAGCCGTTCCAGCCCGATGACCTCAGCAAGATCGAAAAGCGCATGCAGGAGATCGTCAAGAGCGGGCAGCGGTTCCGTCGCCGCCGCTTCGGCAGCCTGGACGAGGCGCGCGCCGAGCTGGCCGACGAGCCGTTCAAGCTGGAGCTGATCGAGGTCAAGGGCGAGGGCCTGGACACCGACGAGGTGATGGAGGTCGGCGGCGGCGAGCTGACGATCTACGACAACCTCGACGCCAAGGAGGACAAGGTCTGCTGGTCGGACCTGTGCCGGGGCCCGCACCTGCCGACCACCCGACTGATCGGCGCGTTCAAGCTGATGCGCTCCGCCGCCGCGTACTGGCGCGGGTCGGAGAAGAACCCCCAACTGCAGCGGGTGTACGGCACCGCGTGGCCGACCCGCGACGAGCTCAAGGCGTACCTGAAGCTGTTGGAGGAGGCCGCCCGGCGCGACCACCGCAAGCTCGGCGCGGACCTGGACCTGTTCAGCTTCCCCGACGAGATCGGCTCCGGCCTCGCGGTCTTCCACCCCAAGGGCGGCATCATCCGCCGGGAGATGGAGCACTACTCGCGGCGGCGGCACGAGGAGGCGGGGTACGAGTTCGTCAACACCCCGCACATCACCAAGGCACAGCTGTTCCAGACCTCCGGTCACCTGCCGTACTACGCGGACACGATGTTCCCGCCCATGCAGTTGGAGGGCGCGGACTACTACCTCAAGGCCATGAACTGCCCGATGCACAACCTGATCTTCAGGGCGCGCGGGCGGTCGTACCGGGAGCTGCCGCTGCGGATGTTCGAGTTCGGCACGGTCTACCGGTACGAGAAGTCCGGCGTGGTGCACGGCCTGACCCGGGTCCGCGGGCTGACCCAGGACGACTCGCACATCTACTGCACCCGCGAGCAGATGGCCGGGGAGCTGACCACGCTGCTCAGCTTCGTGCTGGACCTGCTGCGTGACTACGGCCTCGACGACTTCTACCTGGAGCTGTCGACCCGCGACGACTCGCCGAAGTTCATCGGCGCCGACGAGGACTGGGAGGAGGCCACCGAGGCGCTGCGGACCGCTGCCGAGACCTCCGGCCTGGACCTGGTGCCCGACCCGGGTGGCGCGGCGTTCTACGGGCCGAAGATCTCGGTGCAGGCGCGGGACGCGATCGGCCGGACGTGGCAGTTGTCCACCCTTCAGGTCGACTTCAACCAGCCGGAGCGGTTCGGGTTGGAGTACCAGGCCGCCGACGGCAGCCGCCAGCGGCCCGTGATGATCCACCGGGCGCTGTTCGGGTCGATCGAGCGGTTCTTCGGGGTGCTCACCGAGCACTACGCGGGGGCGTTCCCGGCCTGGCTGGCGCCGGTGCAGGTGGTCGGCATCCCGATCCGGGAGGACCACACCGACTACCTGCACGGCTTCGTCGCGGCGCTGCGCGCCGAGGGCATCCGGGCCCAGGTGGACGGGGGTGACGACCGGATGCAGAAGAAGATCCGGACGGCCCAGCAGCAGAAGATCCCGTTCATGGTGATCGCGGGCGACGACGACGTGGCCGCCGGCACGGTCTCGTTCCGCTACCGCGACGGCTCGCAGCGCAACGGCGTGCCGGTCGCCGAGGCGGTGACCCACGTCCTCGACGTGGTGACCTCCCGCACGAACATCGGCCCGTCGGCCGCCGCCGAGTAG
- a CDS encoding DUF1775 domain-containing protein, which yields MASTHGGGRPRRIAAVTALTAAGLLLWPGAAAHAADVTTTPTEARQGDAVRLEFSVPEERAGTKTTRIEVRLPADAPVAEVYPMSVDGWAPKISSRTLDTPVAGIHSSGVSTVTTAVTWVRVGTGASGPARLALSMGPLPQAERLTFEVVQTYADGTVVRWADASGTHRAPVLTLLPAAGAAGPAGHGGHGAPAAGAANGPGGGDAAAGDTAGGAAAGGSGGADEDSGNADGMLAGGLLAGLGGGAAIGWLVSRWRRRDPAEDAALAEITGDPAEDAALAEITGDPAEDAALAEVTGDTAAPADRQPAVPTASR from the coding sequence ATGGCGAGCACGCACGGCGGAGGCCGTCCGCGGCGGATCGCGGCGGTGACCGCGCTGACCGCCGCGGGGCTGCTGCTCTGGCCCGGTGCGGCGGCGCACGCCGCGGACGTCACGACCACGCCGACCGAGGCACGGCAGGGTGACGCCGTACGGCTGGAGTTCTCCGTGCCCGAGGAGCGGGCCGGCACGAAGACCACCCGGATCGAGGTGCGGTTGCCGGCCGACGCCCCGGTTGCCGAGGTCTATCCGATGTCTGTCGACGGCTGGGCTCCCAAGATCAGCTCTCGGACGCTTGACACGCCGGTGGCCGGCATCCACTCGTCCGGGGTGAGCACCGTGACCACGGCGGTGACCTGGGTACGCGTCGGCACGGGCGCGTCCGGCCCGGCCCGGCTGGCCCTGTCCATGGGCCCGCTGCCGCAGGCGGAGCGGCTCACCTTCGAGGTCGTCCAGACGTACGCCGACGGCACGGTCGTCAGGTGGGCGGACGCCAGCGGCACACACCGGGCCCCGGTGCTGACGCTGCTGCCGGCGGCGGGCGCGGCCGGACCGGCCGGACACGGCGGGCACGGCGCTCCCGCGGCCGGCGCGGCGAACGGTCCCGGCGGCGGCGACGCCGCTGCCGGCGACACCGCCGGTGGCGCGGCGGCGGGCGGGTCGGGTGGCGCCGACGAGGACTCCGGCAACGCCGACGGGATGCTGGCCGGCGGGCTGCTGGCCGGCCTGGGCGGCGGCGCGGCGATCGGTTGGCTTGTCAGCCGGTGGCGGCGACGCGACCCGGCCGAGGACGCGGCCCTGGCCGAGATCACCGGCGACCCGGCCGAGGACGCGGCCCTGGCCGAGATCACCGGCGACCCGGCCGAGGACGCGGCCCTGGCCGAGGTGACCGGCGACACCGCCGCGCCCGCCGACCGCCAGCCCGCCGTTCCCACAGCATCGCGGTGA